CCTTATACCATTAAATCTataaatatttaccaaaatacAAGGGTTACTTTCTTTTTACACTCTCTCTCTTTTTATTTACATAAATTCTAATAAACTTTTCTTATTTACATGAATACTATGTTTTACCATTCATTAAGAAAAGCCACAACACCAAACCAGTAACCATGATCTCTAACTTCCCTTTTAAATCATTTTCCTTTTTTCATCTTTTCTTCAGATTTTATCTTCCCTTTCTTTTCCATCTTCATATTAGGATTTAGATTCATCTTCTTCGgtttttttcattctttttattatgttgtaaatatatttaattttttctttttgatattcAAGCAAAGAACCACAGAGTCATTCTTTTCTCCTTCTCCGGTCAAGTAAAGAACGGGGGCAACAAACTTTCCTACGCAACTTCCTCACCTTAAGAATAACCACCGACAGATCCAATTGCACCGCCGCTGCCTTTTTCACCCCTgggctgtttttttttttcagatttgatttacaaatttaattttttaaaaaaaatattatattcgAAATTAATGAATTGTAGTGTATTATTTGGTACCTATATTTGTAAATAAGTTTGGAAATCTAAGTATTgttgtatttaaaatattatgagtAGTATTTCTGTGAACAAATTTTTTACATggtattttggtaaatattttaggAATTTCTAGTAGTTGTGTAATTTTTTCTGAAAAAACAGCGTCCTAGCCCGGCCCAAGCATGCCAGACTTGGGCATGCTAGTTAAATATCCGGTCCAATGATCATCTCCATGTATTTCTTACTTATTCAAGCTAATGatgaaattaagaaaaattattgcacacaaccgttgcgccatgtcattcgtgcaacaaaccaattgtgcgttagccatgtggaaaattgaatgataaaaaaataagtaataattaaaagattccctatcgtaaatgctcattggcttgatgtaaaaatgacgtggcgcaacggttgcatgggataaactctctgaaattaatattaaatctgTAAAGTTTGTTACAACTGAATGGTTAGTATCCACTATTCTTCTAACTAGTAACTATTACCAACTAACTATACTATCCTACAAATTAAAGGaacaaacttaaaaaatatgtaCATTTTCTGAAATCTAATCATCACCACTAAGGGTAGTTTTGGAAGAGTGTTGTTGAATGACTAAAACTGAAGCATTAATGTTAAAATCTGAAGAAGCCAGAAGGTCTCCAACTGTACCAAGCTCAGGACACTCTTCCCAGTCACTCAAACCTGTAATAATTGGAGACTGTTTTGTCCTTCCCTTCCCTACTATTACCAATGAAAATCTCTGTCCGAAACCTATCAATGCTTCCATTGTCTGCCTCTGATTCTCCACATACTTCTCCTCGTATTTAGCTTGTCCTGGTGCCACATATCTGAGatgacaaagaaaaaaaaaatcagtttttaACTTTACTAGACAAAAGATATGATGTCGGATTGAGCGAATATGAGAATGATCCATGGTGACACCAATGTAGCACGGAAAAGGAAATGCTAAAATGAGAAATGGCGAAATGGAAACGACATTTTTTACACAAATAGGTTAATGAAATGAATTTATGAGGACTCGGATCAAACTTTTTTGGCCTATatagaatttaattattaaattaaagtcTATGTCTGCatgtaaaaaaaatagactTAATATGGTTCAGGCTCGAGCCGGATTTGATGAAACTAAGTGTCCAACCCGGCACAAGCGGCCTGGCCCGGCCTGTCAGGTATCCAACCCATGGATCAGGTATACTAGCAGGGGAGTCTTTTAGTATAGAGCAAATGAATAACAAGTAATGCAATAGTTACTTATACCTGTTACAGAAATCTTCAACAAAAGCCTTATCAGTTTCAGCTTCCATATCATGGTTAGACATTTCCATGAGCACTTCACTGTTACTCCGTGATGTTTTGTCAATAAACCCATTATTATTCTCAACCGATGAAGGCGGCAGGAAACGAACCAGTGTGAAATTGATGTGCGGATACACAGCAATCCGTTTGCTACACGCCAATGCTTCGCGATCATCAGGGCCTCCGAAAAACAATACTGCTACATTCTGTACTGATTCATGTGTAGGCAGTTGAAATCCCGTCTGTCCTCTGTCGATGAATATACCAACGGAGCAAGGCGCGTGGCGTAAAACCTTTTGATTGGTTAATCTGATTCCCTCTTTACCACTCTCCAATTTCCCGTCAAGCCGCTGGTGTTTGTGAAATACAAGCAACACAATTGATACTCTTAAATCCTCTATCACATTGCATACATCTTCATACATTCCTGCAAAGGATGATACAACTTTACTCTGATGAATTAAGAGTTTGTTCTCTAAGGTTAATGCATCCACAGCTTCGTTTATTTCAACAACCTCGTTTCCGCCATAGTCCTCTTCGTCGCTAAATTGATCTCCGTCCTGTAATTCGTGGTACATTAGCGTTTTTTTCCGGTGTTTTGTTGGGAGTTCGACTAGATGCATCAAGTATGCAGTTGTAGGAGTTACTAAGGATCCGCTCAGACCAAAGATTAGACCGATTTTTGCGGTTATATGGCGCGAACCATAGAGACAAGTTAGCATCCTGAGTTCAGTCTCTGGCTGGCGAAACTCGAGTGAAGTATGTCGTTGACCAAAGTATTTTTCATGTCTTCTTAATATGTATGCAATTACCGGTCCTGAGATCACTGTGTTAACCACTACTACAATCACCACCAAGTTGTGAACACTTTTATCCCAATATAGCCTCATCTGTAGAGAAAGATTAACATAAGATTAACACAAAAGCTAAGGGTTTTCGCATATAAAATGCATCAACAAACTCAACGAATGGAAGTTGCTAAATGATGCACTAAATTTTCATTGTTTTTGGCAAATTTTAGCCTAATGCCATTTTCCGCCACCAAATTTTTCCGTTTCGCCAATTTTTCTTCATCAAACAATGCCATTTTTTAGCAGTTTGGTGCCAGATTACGGGgcattttaatgaaaataatcCTGAAATCTATACTTTGAAATGGAATATGGCAAAACGACATATTTACGGGGATatactataaatataaaatcatggAGTTTCAGAATCGTTTTTGgaaatggaaaaagaaactCTGAAACACAGGACTCGGACAAGTTTAAGTGCATCATGGTCAATTTTATACTAAATTATCAGAAATGAAGAACTTACAATGGACTTGCTCAACACTCCTACTACTAGAAGTTCAGCATGGCCTTTCAAGTTGAGTAAGAAGGAAAGCATAATTCCGTCGACTGCCGGAACATTTAGATAATGGCAAGCAACTAGAGTACCGATAATTTTGCCTCCCATGCTCAAGATTATCAACAATGAAACTGCTATGAGATTTCTGTAACTATTCAGGTATATTACATTGAACTGAAAACCAATATAGCCAAAATATATTGGCAGAATAAAGTTGTTACAAGCATAAGCAAGCTTAATTCCCAATGTCCGAGCAGTTTTTCCTTCTCTTGGGAACATCAAGCCGATAATGTAAGAAGAAATCGCGCTATTAAATCCATTTTCTTCGATGATAAACGAGACAGCAATGACAAGAGATAGGATGAAATACATCTCTGTGTTGCTCACATATTTTTGGTTCCGGTTCCTTTGATCACACCACGCAGCTAAATACTTGTTTACAACAATCAGAATTACAGTCAATGAAAGGAAAAGAATTGACCAGCCAAACATGTCCCACGACATGAATGCAACGAAAACAGAAAACCAAAAAACACAAGACATTTCATTGATCAAAGCAGCAGAAATTGCCAATCTGCCCGTGTCTGAAGTTGAAAACTTAAGCTCAGCTGCCAAACGAATGACGACAGGAGAGGCTGCATTTGACAGGATGATCATGATAAGATTTCCGAGAGCATACGGATGGCCTAATCTTAACATTCGGATGACAAGAAAAGAAGCAGCAAGTCCAAACATGCTACACACTATCAATCCTCCGTAAGCGATTATGGTTGCTTTTCGCAGATTTCGCTTCATAAAAGATATATCAGTCTCCAGTCCAAACATGAACATAAATAACACACAGAAAATGGATGAAAATACATCATAGTAATCAGCTGAAGAAGCTTGAATCAAGTACTCATTCACTGATTCGAAACGAGACAATACTGAGGGACCTAGCACAACACCAGCCTGGTACACAACacattaaaacataaataaattgttaGTTCCTCCATATAATGTACtgattattttttcttttcttgaagGGCTTACCAATATTTGACCGACAGGACCTGGCTGGCCTAAAGGTTTGAGGATTAGATGAAAAAAGTGGGAAAGGACAAGAATTCCTGAAGCTTGTAAAGTTGTGGAAATGAGTGGATTGAAAGGATCATCAAGACACAATGCTCTTTTAGCTGCATCCATACTTATGTTAAAGGGTTCAAGCAAACGTGATAATTACGGGTTACGATGATCATATGATCAGCAGAAAGATGAAAGTTAGAGAAGGGAGGGGAGAGGAGAGACCAAAAAGTTCTTCTGTTGCTTCTTTCTAACCTCCCTCTCTCTCTCCTCCTCTCTCTAGTTCTCTGTAATTTTCTTGTTTccttcttttgttttgtttgtttccaCTTTGGTTAGAAGAGGAAGCAAAAGATAATTGATGAACGGAgtaaatttatttcgtataaTGATCTAACAATGTTATAAgatgtttagttttttttatcttaaagtAAGGTAAAAAttcacttattttttttaaaagaatttaatttttttatgctgtttgtacattttaatttgttttgtttttcggTTAGATTTTGGACATAAAAAAGGAAACAATAAGTTAGTACCAGTTTTGTGATTTCAATTCTCTCCATCAATTCTCAATACCAGGATTTCCATTTCATTctactaattagttattttctAGGCTTTAgtgctaaaaatagaaaatgttAGGCCATTTCTAATCATCATCCAGTGGTGAAgggctaaatttataatattatggaAGTTAATGCACTTAACAAATAACATATATTCTTGTAATAATTATTTCATGCAGTTAATGTCATTAGGAATTGATGGACATATAATATAAGcttatatattcaaattatgGGCAGCTGAAAAATCATGTACATTTGTAAAACTAATTTTAGAAACTTAGAACCTTAGATCAGATTTAAATGACTCAATTTCATGGATAAATTAATCAGTGCACAACTATATTCAAACAAAAATGCAACTTTTTATGGAAGATCTATAGGAATTTGATCAGAGAAAAATTGTTGAATCTTAGAATTTAGTACCAGGTGGATCTGATGATTCAAGATCAAACTCCTTGATTGTAGGAAGCTTCAGTTCCTCCATATAGATCATCTCAATACTCTGAATTTAATTCTGAAACAATATATTTAGCCAATATCTGAGACCAGAAACCAGAGAAATTAAGGAGAATTGATATCATTGACAATAGTAACATCAACTAACATGTAGAAgtgaaaattgtaaaaaaagaaAGTACTGCCAAGCTCGAGCCGGAGACAGAAAAGTTTCAGTTTTCGAGTTCAAGTCGAGTCACCAGTCGAATCTAAAATTCAAAACTCAAAATTGACTCAAACTCGATCATGTTTTATTTTAGTAGTCGGACTTGATtatctatataatttttttctaaaaaaaatagtacaaaacTAAGAGTATTattgtaaatatataaaattacaaaggatagaaaaaaaaaagtaaattaaccAAAACTCGATTAGGCTCACAAGGTTGTCTAATTGAATATCTTGATGCTCGAGCTCGACTAGATAATTACTATAATATCTCGAACTCAAGCTCGACTCATGATATTTTTCGAGTAGCTCGCGAATTGACTCGATTTTGTTACACAGTAGATGAAAGTAAGAAGCATGTAAATGCGTAGACTACAAATTGTCACTGTTCTGCAGTTCTTCATTGGATTCACCATGCAAACAATCCTAAGCAAATCTTTGACTGTATTCTTTTGACAAATGGCATGTGCCAGAAGTGCTTGGAGCACTGAAAATCTTCAGTTTCTGCAAAGATACAAACTTGCTCAATTCTTCTGAAAGTGGATTTAAACTAGTGCACTCAGAAATCTGAACCTCCTGAAGCGATGGGAAGTTCCTAATCCATTCCGGCAAAGCTACTAGATTGTAGCAATTCAAAATTCGGAGTTCTTGCAGAGAAGTAACATTCTGAAGTCCATCTGGCAGGTAAAACAGTCGTGGAagaaaatcaaaaaccaaacgACACAGGCTCTTAAATTCTTGCCATTGAATTAACTCATCATCAAACAAATCCAGCATGCTGCAATTAATGATCTCCAGACTTGAAAGTTGAGTGAGACAATTGATTCCTGGAGAAAGAAATGTTAATCTCGGGCAGTTTTTGAGCTGTAATGTCTTTAGAGAAGTCAGATTCTGCAATCCTTGTTCTGGCAAGCACAGAAGATCTTCACTTTTATCAATACAGAGAAATTGTGTTGTCGAAAATGGGGAGAGAGAGGGAGGAAATTTAGAGAACATAATACTGGAATTAATAAGATGACGAGGAAAGAACAGCTTTGAATTTAACGTAGAACACTTGTCAATAGTCAACTGAGTCAAGAGTGGAAAAAGGTGTTGTATATATTGATCGTGGCCAACAGACAATGATGCTTCTCTTAAACCAGTCTCATTAATCAAATTCTTACTCTGCCAACCCTTGAAATTTGGCAATCCATAAAGCCAGAGCTCCTGTAGTGATGGGAAGAATGCTTTTGTAGGAGCTGATGAATCAGTAGCCGTATCACTGCCATATTCTACATATTCCAGAGCTACTAATTTATGAAGTTGAAGAAACTTGAGATATGGAAGATGCTCCAACGCTGGGAGATACTCGCATTTCGGACAATCCCGTATCATGATTCTGACAACAATTCTAAGTGAGGAAAGCCAACTTGAGAGTTTTACACCACCATATCCTTCTACCCACAAGTGCTTCAGATTCGGATGAGGTTGGAGATTCTCCAGCACCGATTCATCAGTAGTACTATTATCAGTCTTTGATGGGTTCCAATGTAGTCCCAGGAACTGAAGGTATTTTTTTCCCTTCAAGTTGGCTTCCTTTGATTCTGATACAGTCGTGCATTCGAGATTCTTAAACCATATTCCATTCCTGAGAAGATTCAACCCATTAAGTTCATTAATCTGAGCTCTGCCTGACCCTGATATTCTGTCACGCGGCACTATGAACCTCGACAATGTCCGAAGAAATGTCAGCTCTCCCAGTCCAGGTGGCATATGATGCAATCTAGGGCATTTTATGATCACAAGATGTCTAAGATTGATCAATTTCCGAATGTCTCGAGGCAGCTTTACAAGTTGTACGCAACGAGAGAGCAGTAGGGTTTGCAAGTAATGCAAACTGCAAACAGATTCTGGAAGTGTTTCTATAAGTTTATTATCAGATATGTCAAGATACCTCAAATGCTTCAACTTACCAATCGAGCATGGCAACTTTGCGATACCTAAACAATGCATGTCCAACACGCGCAGTCTTCTGAAATTTGAAATGATAGTAGCTTGATTGGATTCATTTATGCAGCTATCATTAACGGGCAGGAGAAAGGTACGTAAACCCTTTACCTGCTGTAACTGCCTTGGAACTTCCCATGCATAGTAGAGATACCGTTCAAATGACAAATGCCGTAatcttttagaaaaaaattcagcATCAATTCCTGACAGTGAGCAATCTGTACCAGCAACTGTTTGCGCAAGATCATGAATTAGATCATGCATTTTGCAACTAATTATGTTATCAAAAACATCCTTTTCAGCCTCTTGAAAAAATGACATCAACAGAAAATCATTAAAATACTGATCACCTATTTCCTCTAAATTCTGATTTCCACTCAAAGATGTAATGTAACCTTGTGCCATCCACAACTGGATCAACTGATCTTTAGAGATTACGTAGCCCTTGGGGAATATCGAACAATACGCAAAACATTGACGCAAATTAATTGGTAAATGATCATAGCTTAACTTCAATACTGGTAAAATATCACTGGACTCTTGAGATAGCTTCCAAAAATCACTATTTTCTATGGCCAGCCGATCATTTTCTTCTGTTTTGAATTGCAATACACTCCCCAAAGTTCTTATAGCTAGAGGAACACCTTTGCACTTATCAAGCAATCTTTTGCCAATTGCTTCGAGGTTTGCATCAACAGTCTCCTCTCTTCCTCGAAAAGCAATTTTCTTGAACAATATCCAAGATTCTTCCTCTGTGAGACCTTTCAACAAACAGGTGAACTGCACACCCATAGCAGAAGCAACTTTTCTACTTCGAGTAGTCACAAGAATCTTACTTCCATTAGCACCACCAACTAATAAATTCTTCAAACGTATCCATTTCTCAAGATTCTCATTCCACATATCATCAAGAACAATGAGGAAAAGCCTATCATTCAAATTTTCTCGAAGCCGGAGTTGCAACTGATCCATATCCCAATCGCCCAATTCAGACATTGTTATCGAAGCTAAGATTTTTCTAACAACCATTTCTACATTAAAATCTTGAGTAACACATACCCAAATCctcttttcaaaataattaaccaCTCTTTCATCGTTATAAACAAATTGAGCAAGGGTGGTTTTACCTAACCCGCCAATACCAACAATAGGAATGATAGAATTAGAACAATTTTCCTGATTAGTAGAAGACATTAACAATCCTACAATTTCTTCTTTACTCTCATCTCTACCAATAACTTCTGAATTCAACACAAAAGAGTGAGTTTGCTCTCTATCTCTATTCCCAAATTGCAAATCCACAATAACCCTATCCCTAAAATTAAACTTTGCCATATCATCTGAAATTCTATCTAATCTTTTTCTAATCTCCTTGAGTTTTCGACCTATTTTGTATCTAAAAGCAACTAATTTTGGAGATAAGAAAAATTCACTAACCGGGAACTGTGAAGCCCTGGTAGCGGCAGAATCCAATAGGTCATCAACATCAAAGACAGCGTCTTTCAGCTTCCGGATCCAATCTTGAACCAAGTGGCTGTTCTCTTGTCTCTCCTCAGCATCAAGAAGAGCAGCTTTAATGGTGGAGAGTGTGTTTTCCAGCTTCTGTAAATCTTCTTTTACACCATAAAAGGACCCGATTTCTTGGAAAAGAGAAGAGCCCAGTCTGTAGAGTATCTCAGTAGCTATACCAAATGGTACTGATTCAGCCATTCGTTATTGTGTAGCAAAAACTACTACAAAAACTTGCAATAATGATCGAGTGGTATGCAACAGAATGTAAAATAATCAGAAGAGTTAGAATAAGGTGAAGGATTTTGTGAAAAACAAGCAAATTTTTGGGGTTGACTATTTAGTCAAGAAATGTACTTTTCTGACTTAGCTTGCAATTGGGTCCACTTTATTAATATGAAAACACCATTTTACGGGTGAGGCTGAGCCAAGTCTCCTGTTATTTTAGCTTATTTAAAATTAAGCTAAAATAAGCTAAAATTGGCAATCATTTCAATCTACAACTatgtcaaatttaattaaaacttagtTAAACCTAAGAAATCCAATTATCCCTAATCTAACAAACCAAATTAACCCTAGTCTAAATAATCCACCTGTTCCACCCGCCGCCGTCGTCCAATCCGCCGCCGCCGCTCCGGCACTTTCGCACTCTGCAGCTGCTGTGACTGTGACTCTGCACAAGCTTGCCGGAACAGCCGACTGTGACTCTGCAGCTGCTGCGACTATAACTCTTCACACTCTGCACTAGCTCGCCGGAACATCCGTGATCGGAGCTGGCAGAGGATGCACAACCGACGGACAATTTACCGGAGCGGTGCTACAATAGTAAGGTTAATGCTTTGGCACAGCCTATCTGCTGCTCGATTGCCTTCGCGATGCAGTGAATGTCTATAACCAGGAGAGATTCGATAACATATTAACATGACATCGTCTTtaaatttaggcttaattccaCGAAAAATCACCGCGTGTTTTGTATGTTGAACACGAACTTTCAAGTTTCAATTTTAGCAATGtcagggaaaagggtcatttatgcccctaaagTTTGTTTACAGGATCAAGTGAGCCCCTAACGTCCGAAAAGGTTCAATTAtacccctaacgtcttaaaaagtgaacaagcAAACCCctattttaacttataaatgAGACGTTGGGGGCCTAATTGTCAAAACTGGAGGGCCTACTTGTTCAATTTTTAACAC
This window of the Mercurialis annua linkage group LG5, ddMerAnnu1.2, whole genome shotgun sequence genome carries:
- the LOC126680861 gene encoding cation/H(+) antiporter 1-like isoform X4, with product MFMFGLETDISFMKRNLRKATIIAYGGLIVCSMFGLAASFLVIRMLRLGHPYALGNLIMIILSNAASPVVIRLAAELKFSTSDTGRLAISAALINEMSCVFWFSVFVAFMSWDMFGWSILFLSLTVILIVVNKYLAAWCDQRNRNQKYVSNTEMYFILSLVIAVSFIIEENGFNSAISSYIIGLMFPREGKTARTLGIKLAYACNNFILPIYFGYIGFQFNVIYLNSYRNLIAVSLLIILSMGGKIIGTLVACHYLNVPAVDGIMLSFLLNLKGHAELLVVGVLSKSIMRLYWDKSVHNLVVIVVVVNTVISGPVIAYILRRHEKYFGQRHTSLEFRQPETELRMLTCLYGSRHITAKIGLIFGLSGSLVTPTTAYLMHLVELPTKHRKKTLMYHELQDGDQFSDEEDYGGNEVVEINEAVDALTLENKLLIHQSKVVSSFAGMYEDVCNVIEDLRVSIVLLVFHKHQRLDGKLESGKEGIRLTNQKVLRHAPCSVGIFIDRGQTGFQLPTHESVQNVAVLFFGGPDDREALACSKRIAVYPHINFTLVRFLPPSSVENNNGFIDKTSRSNSEVLMEMSNHDMEAETDKAFVEDFCNRYVAPGQAKYEEKYVENQRQTMEALIGFGQRFSLVIVGKGRTKQSPIITGLSDWEECPELGTVGDLLASSDFNINASVLVIQQHSSKTTLSGDD
- the LOC126680861 gene encoding cation/H(+) antiporter 2-like isoform X3 is translated as MDAAKRALCLDDPFNPLISTTLQASGILVLSHFFHLILKPLGQPGPVGQILAGVVLGPSVLSRFESVNEYLIQASSADYYDVFSSIFCVLFMFMFGLETDISFMKRNLRKATIIAYGGLIVCSMFGLAASFLVIRMLRLGHPYALGNLIMIILSNAASPVVIRLAAELKFSTSDTGRLAISAALINEMSCVFWFSVFVAFMSWDMFGWSILFLSLTVILIVVNKYLAAWCDQRNRNQKYVSNTEMYFILSLVIAVSFIIEENGFNSAISSYIIGLMFPREGKTARTLGIKLAYACNNFILPIYFGYIGFQFNVIYLNSYRNLIAVSLLIILSMGGKIIGTLVACHYLNVPAVDGIMLSFLLNLKGHAELLVVGVLSKSIMRLYWDKSVHNLVVIVVVVNTVISGPVIAYILRRHEKYFGQRHTSLEFRQPETELRMLTCLYGSRHITAKIGLIFGLSGSLVTPTTAYLMHLVELPTKHRKKTLMYHELQDGDQFSDEEDYGGNEVVEINEAVDALTLENKLLIHQSKVVSSFAGMYEDVCNVIEDLRVSIVLLVFHKHQRLDGKLESGKEGIRLTNQKVLRHAPCSVGIFIDRGQTGFQLPTHESVQNVAVLFFGGPDDREALACSKRIAVYPHINFTLVRFLPPSSVENNNGFIDKTSRSNSEVLMEMSNHDMEAETDKAFVEDFCNRYVAPGQAKYEEKYVENQRQTMEALIGFGQRFSLVIVGKGRTKQSPIITGLSDWEECPELGTVGDLLASSDFNINASVLVIQQHSSKTTLSGDD
- the LOC126680861 gene encoding cation/H(+) antiporter 2-like isoform X2; the protein is MEELKLPRFKEFDLVSSDPPAKRALCLDDPFNPLISTTLQASGILVLSHFFHLILKPLGQPGPVGQILAGVVLGPSVLSRFESVNEYLIQASSADYYDVFSSIFCVLFMFMFGLETDISFMKRNLRKATIIAYGGLIVCSMFGLAASFLVIRMLRLGHPYALGNLIMIILSNAASPVVIRLAAELKFSTSDTGRLAISAALINEMSCVFWFSVFVAFMSWDMFGWSILFLSLTVILIVVNKYLAAWCDQRNRNQKYVSNTEMYFILSLVIAVSFIIEENGFNSAISSYIIGLMFPREGKTARTLGIKLAYACNNFILPIYFGYIGFQFNVIYLNSYRNLIAVSLLIILSMGGKIIGTLVACHYLNVPAVDGIMLSFLLNLKGHAELLVVGVLSKSIMRLYWDKSVHNLVVIVVVVNTVISGPVIAYILRRHEKYFGQRHTSLEFRQPETELRMLTCLYGSRHITAKIGLIFGLSGSLVTPTTAYLMHLVELPTKHRKKTLMYHELQDGDQFSDEEDYGGNEVVEINEAVDALTLENKLLIHQSKVVSSFAGMYEDVCNVIEDLRVSIVLLVFHKHQRLDGKLESGKEGIRLTNQKVLRHAPCSVGIFIDRGQTGFQLPTHESVQNVAVLFFGGPDDREALACSKRIAVYPHINFTLVRFLPPSSVENNNGFIDKTSRSNSEVLMEMSNHDMEAETDKAFVEDFCNRYVAPGQAKYEEKYVENQRQTMEALIGFGQRFSLVIVGKGRTKQSPIITGLSDWEECPELGTVGDLLASSDFNINASVLVIQQHSSKTTLSGDD
- the LOC126680861 gene encoding cation/H(+) antiporter 2-like isoform X1 encodes the protein MIYMEELKLPTIKEFDLESSDPPAKRALCLDDPFNPLISTTLQASGILVLSHFFHLILKPLGQPGPVGQILAGVVLGPSVLSRFESVNEYLIQASSADYYDVFSSIFCVLFMFMFGLETDISFMKRNLRKATIIAYGGLIVCSMFGLAASFLVIRMLRLGHPYALGNLIMIILSNAASPVVIRLAAELKFSTSDTGRLAISAALINEMSCVFWFSVFVAFMSWDMFGWSILFLSLTVILIVVNKYLAAWCDQRNRNQKYVSNTEMYFILSLVIAVSFIIEENGFNSAISSYIIGLMFPREGKTARTLGIKLAYACNNFILPIYFGYIGFQFNVIYLNSYRNLIAVSLLIILSMGGKIIGTLVACHYLNVPAVDGIMLSFLLNLKGHAELLVVGVLSKSIMRLYWDKSVHNLVVIVVVVNTVISGPVIAYILRRHEKYFGQRHTSLEFRQPETELRMLTCLYGSRHITAKIGLIFGLSGSLVTPTTAYLMHLVELPTKHRKKTLMYHELQDGDQFSDEEDYGGNEVVEINEAVDALTLENKLLIHQSKVVSSFAGMYEDVCNVIEDLRVSIVLLVFHKHQRLDGKLESGKEGIRLTNQKVLRHAPCSVGIFIDRGQTGFQLPTHESVQNVAVLFFGGPDDREALACSKRIAVYPHINFTLVRFLPPSSVENNNGFIDKTSRSNSEVLMEMSNHDMEAETDKAFVEDFCNRYVAPGQAKYEEKYVENQRQTMEALIGFGQRFSLVIVGKGRTKQSPIITGLSDWEECPELGTVGDLLASSDFNINASVLVIQQHSSKTTLSGDD